In the genome of Bremerella sp. JC817, one region contains:
- a CDS encoding phosphatidate cytidylyltransferase yields MDLLHQSFSTNLLAPLLAQQTAFLLDGATGILLGVVISCLLIATGAGQILRRQPDSSVNPAIVQAFIRRVRAWWLMTAILAVTFMIPSPVATVILFFLISFWALREFITLTPTRLGDHRTLFWVFFVLTPAQYVLVAMGQSQYELFSILIPVYGFLFVAARIAVAGDYKRFLERIAKIQAGLYICVYSLSYAPALLYLTDWTDPEYSHRSTAGLLFYFLLIAQLSDLLHFVCSRLLGKNVIAPNINASRTWEGFFAGTGVTAVVGAMLSLTGATPFNPWQSAVMAIIISVMGAAGGMAMSAIKRDRGVQDYGTLVEGHAGVLDRIDAICFAAPVFFHLTRYYFTTAGS; encoded by the coding sequence ATGGACTTGCTGCATCAATCCTTTAGCACGAACCTTTTGGCACCGTTGTTGGCCCAACAAACGGCATTTCTGCTGGATGGTGCCACCGGGATCTTGCTGGGGGTCGTGATCAGTTGCTTGTTGATTGCCACCGGGGCCGGGCAGATCCTCCGGCGTCAGCCTGACTCGAGCGTGAACCCCGCCATCGTCCAGGCCTTCATTCGCCGCGTGCGAGCCTGGTGGCTGATGACGGCGATCCTGGCAGTCACCTTCATGATTCCTTCGCCGGTGGCGACGGTGATCCTGTTCTTCTTGATCTCGTTCTGGGCGCTCCGCGAGTTCATTACGTTGACGCCGACCCGCCTGGGCGACCATCGTACGTTGTTCTGGGTCTTCTTCGTGCTGACTCCTGCCCAGTATGTGCTGGTGGCGATGGGGCAATCGCAGTACGAACTGTTCAGCATCTTGATCCCGGTCTACGGCTTCCTGTTCGTTGCCGCACGAATCGCCGTGGCAGGGGACTATAAGCGGTTTTTAGAGCGTATCGCCAAGATCCAGGCCGGGCTCTACATCTGCGTTTACTCGTTAAGCTACGCTCCAGCTTTGCTGTATCTGACCGACTGGACCGATCCCGAGTACTCGCATCGCAGCACGGCGGGTCTGTTGTTTTACTTCCTGCTGATCGCTCAGCTCAGCGACCTGCTGCACTTCGTCTGTAGCCGACTGCTGGGGAAGAATGTGATTGCCCCGAACATCAACGCCAGCCGAACCTGGGAAGGCTTCTTTGCCGGAACCGGCGTGACGGCGGTCGTGGGGGCGATGCTCAGCCTGACCGGGGCCACGCCGTTCAATCCTTGGCAAAGTGCCGTGATGGCGATCATTATCTCGGTCATGGGAGCCGCCGGCGGAATGGCCATGAGTGCCATCAAGCGAGACCGTGGCGTTCAGGACTATGGAACCCTGGTCGAAGGGCACGCAGGCGTTCTGGACCGAATCGACGCCATCTGCTTCGCCGCCCCGGTCTTCTTCCACCTGACGCGGTACTACTTCACAACGGCCGGCAGCTAG
- a CDS encoding helix-turn-helix domain-containing protein produces the protein MNTTAHANNDHSELLLWRDQLAKVLDNLPTETGEDLIDLLKMLFKEQDPTLKRQIGQAIEEILVPDSMLVDLKPEYGLENESSEVRERVDKYRRKVGKVVRELRRQKSMSQEELAERAGISQSHLSRLETGLHVPTSTTMEKIADALGVHPSQLDPGFPNE, from the coding sequence ATGAACACCACAGCACACGCAAATAACGACCACTCAGAATTGCTTCTATGGAGGGACCAACTCGCCAAGGTCCTGGATAACTTACCGACAGAAACAGGGGAAGATTTAATTGATCTTCTGAAAATGCTCTTCAAGGAACAGGATCCAACTCTAAAACGACAAATTGGCCAAGCAATAGAGGAAATTCTCGTTCCCGATTCGATGCTCGTAGACTTAAAACCTGAATATGGGCTGGAAAATGAAAGCTCAGAGGTAAGGGAGCGTGTTGACAAGTACCGTCGTAAAGTTGGCAAAGTAGTGCGAGAGTTGCGTCGCCAGAAATCGATGTCACAAGAAGAACTAGCGGAACGTGCTGGCATCTCACAGAGTCACCTGTCGAGGTTGGAAACAGGCTTGCATGTGCCAACCTCCACTACTATGGAGAAAATTGCTGATGCTCTCGGAGTACATCCCTCGCAACTTGATCCAGGGTTCCCCAACGAGTGA